A genome region from Carya illinoinensis cultivar Pawnee chromosome 2, C.illinoinensisPawnee_v1, whole genome shotgun sequence includes the following:
- the LOC122294540 gene encoding voltage-gated hydrogen channel 1: MKNSTSINVSSQINQPLPPTNSFSIESLDSSVQNFLRSWNRRKTWRFIFNYPREDLTNRAPWRTKLANFLESNSVHGIAILLLLLDLIITILELSSSLIKCGPKTNKAEEVWYHWAGIAILCVLSARTVALALGLGSSFFRRPGNLVDGAVVLGALVLEVFLARRGGGLLVVVSLWRVVRIVESAFELSDDAIEAQVAGIVRQFDALREENRRLLEAVAERDNMIEKLREELDQCRHACTNVFS, from the coding sequence atgaaaaattctacatCCATCAACGTTTCTTCTCAAATCAATCAACCGCTACCTCCCACCAACTCATTTTCCATAGAATCCCTTGACTCCTCGGTGCAGAATTTCTTAAGAAGCTGGAACAGACGGAAAACATGGCGATTCATCTTCAACTACCCCCGGGAAGATTTGACCAACAGAGCACCATGGAGAACCAAGTTGGCGAATTTTCTCGAATCCAACTCGGTTCATGGTATTGCCATTTTGCTGCTTCTTCTGGACCTTATCATCACTATCCTCGAACTCTCCTCTTCTTTAATTAAATGCGGTCCAAAAACGAACAAGGCAGAGGAAGTTTGGTACCATTGGGCAGGGATTGCAATCTTATGCGTGCTGTCTGCAAGGACGGTAGCTTTAGCCTTGGGACTAGGCAGTTCGTTCTTCAGGCGACCGGGAAACTTGGTGGACGGTGCAGTTGTTTTAGGGGCACTGGTTTTGGAAGTGTTCTTGGCGAGGAGAGGAGGCGGCTTGCTCGTTGTGGTGAGCCTTTGGCGTGTTGTGAGGATTGTGGAGAGCGCCTTCGAGTTGAGCGACGATGCCATAGAGGCACAGGTTGCAGGGATAGTGCGCCAGTTTGATGCGCTGCGGGAAGAGAACAGGAGACTCTTGGAGGCTGTTGCTGAGAGGGATAACATGATAGAGAAGCTCCGGGAAGAACTGGATCAATGTAGGCATGCTTGCACTAACGTTTTCTCCTGA